A window from Terriglobia bacterium encodes these proteins:
- a CDS encoding PSD1 and planctomycete cytochrome C domain-containing protein codes for MTKRLVLVCLICLCAVSFNRSVTPSHAQAPVSFSKDIQPILEQNCLSCHGQSIQSSRLNLSTLDGALRGGARGSAIVPGRAEDSRLYRMVAGLDKPAMPLNGNKLTDEQIAAIKNWIDSGAHWDTGAVAAKTQPDPATAFANLQNVQLPASAREYWAFRPPVQAPVPAVARQFSNPIDHFLEKAREEKDLKAAPKADRLTLLRRAYLDLIGLPPTPAETDAFMKDTAPGAWERLIDKLLASPHYGERWGRHWLDAARYADSSGYENDTDQPNMWRYRDYVVKSFNDDKPYNTFIKEQIAGDEMPNRTDDSLIATGFLRAGPRVRNHEHANPARRYDYLDDVLGAVGKGVLGLTLQCARCHDHKFDPILMKDYYAMEASIFGYVEVEYPLGPREQADAYMRKITEIEEKGADLKDEIDKIDKPYHDKLALEEIRKKYPPEVVRAVEKPESERTPGEKLTAIQVLDRGVRSADVDKIMTPEDAAKKKALNDQIAALNAERPKPVPMASIVTDGDWRSVGLGYGDRNDGACPKCEQEYVGAGKFLELGPGKANYKVPPSFFLMRGDPDSKAYPTKPGFLTVLTNGNPPTELPPADGRTSGRRLAMAEWLISPDNPLPARVIVNRIWENHFGKGIVPTLDNFGKMGEQPTNQALLDWLAVEFVKKGWSIKQMQRLIMTSEAYQMSSDYSDAASAKTDPEDTYLWRYRIQRIDGEIIRDNIMSVAGSIDLTMGGPAVFPHVDESFIKSLFRGIYRNQDDAPNVWRRSIYIYAKRTLPNPMLQVFDLPDMSQSFGARYVSTVPTQALQLMNDDFVLNQAQLFADRIKNEAGDDVGKQIDLAYRIALTRPPTATELSLATDMIGSGSLVDFTNVMLNLSEFVYTR; via the coding sequence TTGACCAAGAGACTTGTTTTGGTATGTTTGATCTGTCTGTGCGCAGTCAGCTTCAACAGAAGTGTGACGCCGTCACATGCTCAGGCGCCGGTGTCCTTCAGCAAAGACATCCAGCCGATACTCGAGCAAAACTGTTTGAGCTGTCATGGCCAGTCGATACAGAGTTCCAGGCTCAACTTGAGCACTCTCGACGGCGCGTTGCGCGGTGGCGCGCGCGGCTCCGCCATTGTACCGGGCCGGGCAGAGGATAGCCGGCTCTACCGCATGGTCGCCGGTCTGGATAAGCCGGCGATGCCTCTGAACGGCAATAAACTTACGGACGAGCAGATCGCCGCGATCAAGAACTGGATCGATTCGGGCGCTCACTGGGATACCGGCGCCGTCGCGGCAAAGACTCAGCCCGACCCGGCCACCGCGTTCGCGAATCTGCAAAACGTCCAGCTCCCTGCCAGCGCCCGTGAATACTGGGCCTTCAGGCCGCCTGTACAGGCGCCGGTTCCCGCCGTTGCGCGGCAGTTCTCGAATCCCATCGACCACTTTCTGGAAAAGGCCCGCGAGGAAAAGGATTTGAAGGCGGCGCCCAAGGCCGACCGGCTCACCTTGCTTCGGCGCGCGTATCTGGACTTGATCGGTCTGCCGCCTACGCCTGCAGAAACCGACGCCTTCATGAAAGACACTGCTCCGGGCGCCTGGGAACGCTTGATCGACAAGTTGCTCGCATCGCCGCACTACGGCGAGCGCTGGGGCCGCCACTGGCTGGATGCAGCCCGCTATGCAGACTCGAGCGGCTATGAGAACGACACGGATCAGCCGAACATGTGGCGATATCGCGACTACGTCGTCAAGTCCTTCAATGACGACAAGCCCTACAACACATTTATAAAGGAACAGATCGCCGGCGATGAGATGCCCAACCGGACCGATGACAGCCTGATCGCCACCGGCTTCCTGCGCGCGGGTCCCCGCGTTCGCAATCATGAACACGCCAATCCCGCACGGCGCTACGACTACCTGGACGATGTGCTTGGCGCGGTCGGCAAGGGCGTGCTGGGACTGACCCTGCAATGTGCGCGCTGCCACGATCATAAGTTTGATCCGATCCTGATGAAGGATTATTACGCGATGGAAGCGTCGATCTTCGGTTACGTGGAGGTCGAATATCCGCTGGGACCACGCGAGCAAGCGGATGCCTACATGAGAAAGATCACCGAAATCGAGGAGAAGGGTGCAGATCTAAAGGATGAGATCGACAAAATCGACAAGCCTTACCACGATAAGCTCGCCTTGGAAGAGATCCGCAAGAAGTATCCGCCGGAGGTGGTTCGCGCGGTCGAGAAGCCGGAGAGCGAACGGACGCCCGGCGAGAAGTTAACCGCAATCCAGGTGCTCGACAGGGGCGTTCGCTCGGCCGATGTCGACAAGATCATGACTCCCGAAGACGCGGCGAAGAAGAAAGCGCTGAACGATCAGATCGCCGCTCTTAATGCGGAAAGGCCGAAACCGGTGCCGATGGCATCGATTGTTACCGATGGCGATTGGCGCAGCGTCGGGCTGGGCTACGGCGACCGTAACGATGGCGCTTGTCCGAAATGCGAACAGGAGTATGTCGGGGCCGGGAAATTCCTCGAGTTGGGACCCGGTAAAGCGAACTACAAGGTCCCGCCGTCGTTCTTCCTGATGCGCGGCGATCCGGACAGCAAGGCATATCCAACCAAGCCCGGTTTTCTCACCGTGCTCACGAATGGAAATCCACCTACCGAACTTCCACCCGCTGACGGACGGACATCGGGACGCCGGCTGGCGATGGCGGAATGGCTGATTTCGCCAGACAATCCGCTGCCCGCCAGGGTGATCGTCAATCGGATCTGGGAAAACCATTTTGGAAAAGGAATCGTCCCCACGCTGGACAATTTCGGCAAGATGGGCGAGCAGCCCACCAATCAGGCGCTGCTTGATTGGCTGGCCGTGGAATTCGTGAAGAAGGGCTGGAGCATTAAACAGATGCAGCGGCTCATCATGACTTCGGAAGCCTATCAAATGTCATCGGACTACAGCGACGCCGCCAGCGCGAAGACTGATCCCGAAGACACCTACCTGTGGCGGTACCGCATTCAGAGAATCGACGGAGAGATCATCCGCGACAACATCATGTCCGTTGCCGGCTCTATCGATTTGACGATGGGCGGCCCCGCGGTCTTCCCGCACGTCGATGAATCGTTTATCAAGTCGCTGTTTCGCGGCATCTATAGAAATCAGGACGACGCCCCCAACGTCTGGCGCCGAAGCATCTATATATATGCCAAGCGCACGCTGCCGAATCCTATGCTGCAGGTCTTCGACTTGCCCGATATGAGCCAGTCTTTCGGCGCCCGGTACGTATCGACGGTACCGACGCAGGCGCTGCAGCTGATGAACGATGATTTCGTCCTCAACCAGGCACAAC